TCCCAAGTCCAGGTGGGAGGGGGTGCAGGGCAGCTGGtcctctgtctgctgcagaAGGTGGGCAGGGGAGCCCAGGAGTCCAGGCTCCATCTCCAGCAGTGAGCTGGGTCCCCCCTGGATGGGGAGATGCAGAGATAGAGGTGAGAGAGGAGTTCCTGTgcccccccagctctgggagaTGGGGTGGGGTGGCTGTGTGGCTGATGGGGAGCTGTTTGTCAGGCAAAGGGGTACAGGGTGGTCCTgtggggaggtggcagcagagggAACCAGGTGGTCCTTGGTGGGGCTTTCCTCCATGATCTCCTCTGGGCAGAGGTACACCTCGATGGGGCCATTGGTGCTCTTCAGGTAGAGCTGGAAGTTCTCCTGGGAGGGCAGAGTAAGGCTCAGGGGGGGCACCCAGAAGGTAACCCATATCCCACTCCACTAGCCCCAACCCATAAGGGATCCAGTTGGGGCATTGCAACCCTTGAACGACCAGCTCAGGGTCAAACAGCCCTGTGgagacaccccaaaaccacccaggGTCATGCTAGGCTGTGTCCACCATGCTGGGCTGGGAccacccagggctgtgtccttGGGACACCCCAGAGGGACCCATTGAGTGTGGCATGGATCCAGCAGCACTCGCACACACCTGGCTGAAGTCTGGCACCTCCAGTTGCGTCTCAGGGGGAGCCTTCACGGCAATCACCGTCTGCTCCTGGAAGTTGCTGATGGCACGAAGGTCTTGGTAGGTGACATATGCCAGCGTGGACAGGGACGAGGTATAGGAAAAGGAGGGGCTGCAAGCAGGACATAACTGTTGCATCCCTCCAAACGCCCCCCAAGCCCAGGGGAATCAAACCGGAGGAGAAGGGGCTCAGAGAGATGCCCAAgaccctgccctccctcccatCTCCCTCAGCAAGGATATCTCTGGTTGGTCTCATTGTCACCCAGCTGCTGGATCTGCAGGGCACAGTCCTGCATGAGCTGGTCCAGCATCCTCTCTGTCCTAGCCAGTTCGGTCAGTTCCCCACACAGCACTTGTTGCTTCGCCACCATTGCTGCATCCTCAAAGatccctgtccccctgccaACGGAGAGGGCATCTGAGTGATGGCACAGCACACTCTACATGTCCCCAAGCCATGTCTTCCCcaccctgccccatccctgcgtCCCATCACTTACATCCACTGGATGTGGTTCTTGGATTTCTTGCGGATGAGCTGGATGCCCTCCAGTACATTGGTGATGTCGTAGATGCGACGTTTCTGGACTTCCAGCACCTCAGCAGCCCGGTTCAGATCCACAACACCGTCGGGAGACTCGTTCAGCAAACGGATGAATTTTTTGGTGAGCAGCCCCAGTGAGGTGTCGTAGCGAGTCTTCTCCCCAGGAGACTTGGGGGCTGTGAAGAAACAAGAGACCCCCCCCATCCTCTCCTTaatttgggatgtgggatggagGTGACAAGGAGCTAGACACGAGAGaccatgttttcttttctttagtgTCGGATCTGGGACAGAGATTACATAGGGTTGGAGACAAGATATCTCCCCACTCCCCATCCTCTCCTTAGCCAGGTCCATGGGACGGAGGTATCACTGGTCTGGACTTGAGAgacaccccccccaccccccatcctgtccttcctgtggGATATGGGCTGGAGGTGACATGAGGTAGTGCTAGAGGGGACATGGTTCTAAGAGGGAAGAGAAGTGGGGTCTGCTCCCCCCAGCTTCCCCTGCCCCATCTCACCCCGCATCACTTACTTCTGTGGCTGGGGACctgtcccagtgtccagccCTTCCCCTTGGGCGTGCGAAATTCGGGGCCCTCTAGGTCCAGCCTCCTCTTGGCCTGGAGCATGAGATAAAACCCTGCATTGTGGCCAAGCCAGACATCTCTCTGAGTTCCTCAGATCCCCCCTGGGCCATCAGCCAAGCCCTGGGTGCCACATCCTGGGATGGGAGAATCCTGCAAGAGGCTCATCCAGTTGCAATACTCCTTCTGGGAAGCggcacagcagcacccagcaaTGTGAGAGGCCACTGGGAGAACTGGATGGAGAGGACATGAGGGGTCCCGTCACCCCCCATGACTTCCTGAACACCCTAGCAGTCACAGGGAACCTACCAGGATTCCCCatcacccccagctcctggcagggctcCACGGGCTGACCCCCGGGAATGTAGTGGCTCCAAAGCCAGATTCTCAccctcccaccctgccagcTGGCCCACTGGGGTGCAGGATTTcacttcctccctcccaccgGGTGATGGTTGAGGCAGCCAAGGGCACCCGGCTGCCACCAGCACACCTGGGACCAGCCGGATTCAGCCCCCACGGGATGCCTGGGTGCCCTGGACACGTGTACCCAGCTGGAGGGAAACTGTGGTGAGAGAGATATGCTGGGTTCTGGGAGGGGAGACAAACATCCCTGCACCTGCTGTCTCCTCACCAGGGCAAGCAGCTCCTTGAAACCCCCCACAAGGAACCCTGAGCAGCACTTGGGCAGAAGGGacccagggaaaaatgcagcAGAGTAAATTCACAGGAGAACTGGAGGGTGTCACCAACCCCCCCCCATCAATGCAAACAAATCCCTCAGAACCCCTTCATATCCACAAACATGCACAGGGTGATTTGTGGGGGGGACACTTTGGCTCAGCAGCAAAAAGCAGCCCCCCAACCCCATCCCAACCCCCCACCAGTacctgctcccaggctggactGTCCCACAGGGTACCCCCCAGTACATCCCACATGGtacccagctccctgtgccgGCTCTGACAGCGGCTCCCTTGCGGCTCCCGTGCACACTTTGCAGGGAAGGGTTGGGCACCTCGGCCTCGTTCCCACCCAAGTGGGCTGGCGGGAGAGGTGCCAGGGGCTGTTTTCTTCCCCCTGAGGGAGCCAGGTTGGTCCCGAGCTCCTGTGGGAATCTGTTCCCTCCCACCCTTCCCCGAGCAGGTTTTTCCCAGTGAACTTGCCTCCAACCCCAGCCTCGTGCCCCCGGATCTGCCCCGGAGCTGCCGGCACCACAACGGTGAATGCCGAGCGCATGGGAAACACCTGCCTCAGATAAGACCCCAtccatctgccagcagcagagggcGGGCATCACCCTGCCTCCCCACCCCACACTGGTATCCCTTGCTTCTCCACCACGGATGGCCATGGCCAATGTATGTTCCCATTACTGTAGGGGAGATCAGCTGCACCCCACCTACCCCAAGcaatggggaaactgaggcacagagcaaCCCACAGCAGGTCCTGGTGTTTCCAGACACCTCCAAAGCCCCCGAATCCCCCCTCCCCATGCATAGGAGGGGATAAAAACGGACCCCTGCTTCCTCAGGtgcagttttttggggggggggggcttggTGGACTGACAGTGGCAAGACCCTGAGTTCTGGGACCCACTAGCAAGGGACAATGGACAAGGGGCTCCCTCCTGTGACCCAGCTGCCATCCCCTGAGCTGGTCAGGATTAGGCACACAACAGCTGAGTGGGGCACAGCGAGGGGCTTCCAGCACCCTACCAGCACTGGGggaagtgggggggggggggggtgagaTGAACCAGAGGAGGTAGGGGAGCAGGGACCAAACCCAAAGGACATGGCAGGACCACCCCACACCACTTGCCAGcccccagccacagctccccGGGATGTGGGAACACACTATCTACATGCAATATGGTGGTGGGGGTGGGAAATCAGGCTTGACCCCAAAATTTCGGGTGTATATAAGGCAGTGAGGGGGTAGGctgggctccctgccagctctgcctgccaagcagccctgagcccagccctggcgcCAGGGGCTACACCCTGCACCCAGCCCAAGCATCAGAGCATCCCTCAGCTCCCCCGCAGAGGGCTCCTCCTGCCAACCTTCCCTTTCAGCAGCATCCGCTGCCTTCTCTGGGcttgcccaggctctgcccGGCCCTTTATGGGGCTCCCCCTAGTTCCCCCTTTTACCAGCCCCACTGGCCCCATGGGGGTGTGGGAGCACAGCGCCTGGGGCTGGGCACTTGGAGCTGGCGGGGAGCCAAGGGGCACTCCAGGATCCTGCTGCTTGCTTGTGCTAAGGGGCTGTTGGGTCAGACCCCTGCAAGTGCAGTCTCCACTGCATTGGGGTGGCTGAGGGCTAGTAGTGCATGAGATGCAGACGGGGAATGGAGGCTGATCCCAGATTTGGGAGACAGTGAGACCACTCTGCACTGGGGAGGAAGACAGTACCCTCACCCCAAATACTGCTCCCTACTCTGGGGTGCAGCCAACATTTGCATCCCCTCCAATAGCCCCATCCCAGGAGATGTTCCCCGGTAGAGAGGAGCTGGCAGCTTTAAAAGCCATAGCCAAACAAGCCCCTCTCCAAGGGCAACAGCACAATCACCACTTCCCCACCCATCCCTCCCCTAGAAATCCCCCCTTCTGCCCATGCAGAAAACCCTTTGATGGTATCAAGGTGGGATGGGATTATGTCACTCCTGTATAATCTGgggtgctgctgagcaggtTCTCCCATAACCCAGCACCCACAGGGGCTGCCAGTCTTGGGTGCTCTTTGCACGGatggctcagccctgccagctggTTCAGAACCACAGAGGACTCTTGTCCCTGTTCagggtgaggagctgggatCCCACGGCAGAAACACCTCTCCCTCCAGTGCTCTTGCATAGTCCTAAATCCCTATAGAGACCAGAGATGGGCAAACACTGATGATGGGATTAGCGTGGACTAAAACCACtccaaaatacacatttttccctggaagaaaacacatttaattaCTCCAGAACCCTCAAATCAGAGAGTATGGTAAATTTAAGGCTTTTTTGTACGGTGAGAGACAGCTCATCTTGCTTTCCCGCGGGGTGGTAGGCTCCTCCATGTGATCTCAGATCACTCATGTGGCACAAAGCCGGTAGGAGCGGCCACAATTGCCCTGCTTGGGAATTGGGAGGAAACGCTGGTATCCGATTGCCTCGGCTCTGCACACAAAGGTTGTGCCATAAACAGGGTGTGCGCGGCAGGAACCCCAGCTGTCAGGGCTGCGAATGCCATACCGGGGCTGGAAATAGTATCTTCAGCACCACAAATGGGATAATGAAAGCGGTAAATGGGGAGAGGCAGGAACGCTTCTCACAAGCCACCAAGGGGGAAAGAGGAGCGAGTCATGTCCTCAGGTGTCACATGAGCCCCCAGACCCTGTTCAAGGGATGGTTGTGGGCAGCAGCATGTGGAACATCTCCTTGTGTGGGTGATGATGGTGGTGATGATAAAGAGGCTGTTAGCCAAAACCTCTTCATCCCAGATGTCACTTAAGGACAAGCACTTCATGTCCCCAGGTGTAACACAAGACtgctgccccccacccccctccccagccacaTTTAGGGAACAGTAGCAGGAAGAAGCACCCtgagcactggagcaggtgatgatgatgatgacaaaGGGGCCACTAGCCCAAAAACAGCTCTGCACATCCACAGAAATGGTactgggggtctgtggggtgtTTTTAAGGGAGAAGGCAGCAATGATGGTGTCTTCTTAAACAACAGACCCTGGCAGTGCAGGATGTCTCATGCAGTTCGGAGACAAAGAGGCCGGAGAGGAGACAGGTGGTCCCGAAGTCCCCCGGGATGGGACTCGAAACAGCCGCATCCAGCCCCCCAACCACGGCACAAAGGGGGAAGCAAAGACACTCCCTCTCCCTCCGCAGCGGCAATATCCCCAGCTGGCACCAAGCATCAGGGATTGggaaggggggtggggggagggaggaggagaggaataaataaataaattaagctTTGGGAACACTAAATCAGTGTTAGCAGGGCCTGGGATCCCTCCCAGGACCGAGGAAAACAGAGGCTCACAGTGAGGGCTGGATGTGTGCCCAGGCTGAAGCAGGCAGGAATTAAATACCACCTGCTGGCAGGGCCGCCGCAGCCAACTCTTccgggagcagggacaggctgggtaGAGCTTCCTGTGTGCCCTGACAATGGGCATGGGGCCAGCACCCGACTTGTGCCTCACTTTCTCTGTTTAGGGGTAACTTTGTAGCTTAGTGTTGGGCTTTATCCCTGCTTGGCGGCAGGGATATGGGACAGCAACCCTCTAGACAACTCCCAGCATCAGGGTCTGAGCCATAAAGCCTTGGGGTGATCCATGGAGGATGGGAACCCCTCCCATAAAAACAGCCATTGCCAGTCTCACTGTAGCCACGGGAAGAAACAAACATTAGACAGCGCCCCCTGTTCCGTGTCCCCCCACCTCCCCAGGTGATGGGTCACCCCGGGGGTCACAGCTCCAAAATGGGGAGAGCCAGTGGTCAGGGTGGGTGCCCCCcacccagagcaggcaggggcGCTGCCTGTACCCATTCCTTATTTCCCCACCATAGAAAGGGCTTCTCAAAGGGCCTGGGATTGCTGACCGGGTGTTGAGGCACAACCCAGACTTTTTGCAAGCTGGAGAGAGGAAATGAGGCTGAAAAAGGCCAAGAAGCGGAAGCTGGAGCCGCGGGCACGCAGGGGCGAGGGGAAGTTGAGAAACGTCTAAGCGATTTCACTGCGACTTCTGCTTTCAGACCTCACCCTCCCCCACTCCCAGAAAGATACATTAGAGGGTGCAGACTCCAATATAAGCTGCAAAATTTGGGAGGGAGCTGTACATGCTGAGGTCACCCACCATTTGCTCCCcacccagcaccatccccagcctCCCGTGCCCCTGGAGCAATACCCGAGGAAGAGACGGGATGTAGATATCTTACCGGCAGTCGTCCCGCCGAGGCTGAACAGAGGGTCCTGAGCTCGGGGCCTTGGGGGGTGTCACAGAGGCACCTGCCCTGTGAAGTGGCGGCGCTGACAGCCGCTGGCGTGTTGACCTGGGTGAAACAGCCTGTGGATAACGGGGGGGTGCCCAGGCTGGAAGCTCCCGGATCACAGGAGACCATCACTGACATGACCTTCTTCGGGTGTTGGTGGGGAcggggggctggcagggcagtaCCCCCCCTCCTCGGGgcgggggacactcccctggGGAGCCGCAGCATTGCAAAGTCCTTTCTGAgaagcccagcctggggaagagggtAGGAGGCACCCCGCGATTCCGTAGCTGGTGGGGGGGTCACAGTCTCAGCCGTGGCATTTTGGGGGAGCGAGGAGGTCTCCCGGCGGGCGATACCACCGGCcggtccccaaaatccccccgaAAACCCGCAGAGAAGAATGCGGCGGCGATGCCGCCGAAACCCGTGGAAAATTCGCTTTTGGCCCCAAAATTCAGCTGCACTGGGCCCGTATGGAGCTGGAGCGGCCGGACAGCGACCCCGCCTGGGCCGGGACCCCCGTGCCCGGCTCCACTCCCGCCCGATCACGTCTGGCCCCGagtgcttcttttctttttcttttttttccgtttttttttttttaagcgcCAAAAGCCGTACCGCGAAATTCGGAATTCCCGCGGAAAACACCGCGTGCTGATTGGCTGTTGCCGCCCTGGCCCCGCCTCTTCGCTGCGGCCGGTGGCGCTGCGCCGGGAGGGGCCTTAAAGCGGCCACGCGGCGGGCGGGGTCACTTATGCAAATAAGGGGAGGGACCTTCTTGAGACCACCTGCTGGGGGTAGGGGTGCCTGTTttggggggggaaggggaagggctTTTGCGTTGGGGATCGGGACTAGGATACATTTTCtgttacttattttctttttagaagaTACCCCCCCATATCAATCTGGTGGGGTCTAGCCCGGGGGCTGCGACCCTCCAACCCCATCATCCCGCATTCCTCATCATCCCTTTATCTCCATCAAACCCCAATCCTTATCTTCTCATCCTCATCCCACCCTTCCCATCATTCCCCCACACCTATCCTCAGTTACAGCAACCCAGGGTAGGGAAGAGGGCGCtgtatctattaaaaaaaaaattttggcCTCCACCAGCCAGAGGCTGGTTGGCACCTCCCCACCCTGCAGACAGGGAACAGTGCTGGTGGTGGAGGGCAGGGATCTCAGAGGGATCAGCATGAGCAGATTTGGCCCCTGGTTCACTCATAGTTCATTCAACCTGCCACCCATTGCTCCACATGCATCCCACCCATGTCCTTGGAATGCACCAGGTCTTTCTAGCAAAgtggagggagaaaaaggggaTAAGGGGACCCAAGTTGGCCTACAGCGTATTTCAGAGTGCAGCAGTAACAGGAATCACCGAGGCAATGGCAAACCCCTGAGCAAGGGCAACTCTGACCCTTGCTGGCACCAGTAAAAGGCCACCACAGCCACTGAGACAGGCCAGGGTTTAATTTTGCTGAGGCCACCTAGCCACAGCAGTTGGTTTCTCTTTGTCCCTTGGTTCCTCTCCATCACCTTGTTTGTCTCTATCCCCTGATTCCTCTCCATTCCCTGATTCCTCTCCATTACCTGGTTGCCTCCATCCATTCATTCCTCCCCATTGTTCTCTCCATCATTCTCTACAGGAAGAGCCAACTCCATACTCAGATCTGGGATAAGGATAATCATGTGCAGAGGTGGACTTGTGTGCGAAGAAGCCTCCTGGAATACAGACAGATGGATACACAGGCTGGACATGGCCTCTGCTGTGGATGAGGAAGGACACCAGACCTCCAGACTCCAACTCAGCTGGGAGAGAAACCCAGAAGTGTGCCAGGAGCCTTGGATCAAGGATAGACATTTGCCTCCCACCGTGTGAGACTCGAGGCAGAACAAAaggcctggcagcagctgggcagtgcAACCCCTGTGCCAGGAGTGTGGCTGAGCTTGGCAAATCAATCTACCCagaccttcttcttcctctctgcgGGAAGAAGGCAACTGCTGTCTCCATCCCAGTGCACAAAGACAAGGCCATGCCCAGCAGAGTGGATAAATTTGTGTCGATTGCCTGCCTTGGGCTCGCTCCAGCAGGTGACCCTTGGTATAAGGACACTGGAGTATGGGGAGGGCCTGGCAGCTTGTGTCCTCAACTCCTCCAGTTTGGACAAAGCAGAGGTGACGTCCCCACATGTTGTTAGTGTGACCTCACTGGGGTAAGGGCTGACCCAGAAGGTGGAAAAACTTGTTGGCCCTCAtcccctcagctgtgctgagggaCAGCTGAGGGAGGAGTCAAGGGCATGTTTCCTACTACTTAGTATTTGCTCAATaagccttttccagcctttcgAGCCATGGCTTTTCACCAGCAAAGTCCTCTCCCATACCAGAAGACACTGACTTGTGTCTTCCTGTGACACCAAGGGGTCCAGAAGGGCAGGCCATTCACCAGGTTCCACCCTACAAGACAGAGGGGTTTGGATTTGAAAGGACCTTAGAGACCATCTCATTCTGTGATGTTGCAGAGGTCTGGGATGACTTTGTGGATGGCCTGAAGCATCCCTATCAGCCCCTTGATGAGCATCCCTCCAGCCTCCTCACCCTGGAGCAAGGCAAGAGATCCCATCACTGTGCTGGCCATAGTGGGAGGAGGAGTCAGGAGACCCCTCCTAGCTTCTCCCCTGAGGGTCTTGGGAGGGTCTGAACTGCACCCCAAGAGGAGGGTGAAGAGCTGATGGCGAAGAACAAGTAATGATGTTGCTTTTCCCAGTGCAGATTCAGCACATGGAATAGTGCCACCACTACACCTGGGCCACTGCATCCCTGCCCAGACCAAGAAGGCACCACCAGAAGCTTAGGAGTACAGTCCCCACACCATCGCTCACCTCAGGATCTGGAAAATCTTTTGCATATTCAGCTTGGAGATGGGGGACCTCATCAGGATGCAGAGCACAAAGAGGAGGTTGACTATATCCCAGAAGCAGGGGGCTGAAGCTGGGCTGTGGATCCCAAATgagatcccatcccatcccctaATGCTCCTCCCCAAGGAACATTCCCAGGAGAGAGGGGGTACAAGGGGGGCTGATGCCCTATGGCTCCGCCCAGAGTGGGGGGAACAACGTTCCCGGGAGCATGTGATGGGCCACAGGTGGCCAGCAGCCCCCACAGCCCAATGCCACACATCCCTGTGCCTGGAATGGGGGCAACAGAGGAGGTCCCAGTCCTTTCTGGAAGGGCACCAGAGAAGGTCCTGGTCCTTCACAAGGGGAACACCACAGGAGATCCCCATTCTTGCCGGGATAGGCATCGGGGGAAATCCTGGTCGTTTCCAAGGGTACACCAGAGGAAATCTGAAATCCCAGTTCTTCCCGCGGGGAGAACCTTCCCGGTGAGCCGGGATCTTCTTCCTCTGCCCTGGAGACGGCAGCAGCGAGTCACGGCTGCGGAGCCCGCACCGCTCCGGCTCCACCTCACGTCGTCCCCGGCAGATTTTGGGACGTGCATGAAGCCTCTGTCCCACCGTGGGACAAAGCCCCGATATCACCTGTGGGAGAGGGAAGACAAGGGCTGACAGGAACAAGCGAGTTGGTTACAACGACGGAGGATGGTCTTCacgggggtggggagggagcaggaataGCTTTCTCTAAttccacagcatctctgggaGCTCCAACCAAGGGGGTGCTGAGCCCCTACACAGATTGGTTTGCGGGATGAGCCCTCCTGTACATACATGCACACGTGTGTAAGTGCACACAGGCATGTATGCATACACGCACCATCTACATATGTGTGCATGTATTTTAAGTGTGCACAGACATGTGTCAGTGCCTGTAGGCATATTGTAAGTATACGTGGGCATGGGTGTAAATGCATGCACGCGTGTGAGTGTGCCCAGACACATGTGTCAGCATCTGAATACACATGTGAGTGCAGATAGCTGTGTGTAACTGAACACAGTCATGTATGCATATCTGCCCGTGTGAGCATGCACAGACACGTGTGTCAGTGTTTGTAAACACGTGTGTAAGTGCACACAGGTGTGTACAAATGCACAGTCATGCGTgcatacatgcacacacatgtgAATATGCTCATACCACACGTGTCAGTTGGTTACAACTCATACCACACGTGTCAGTGTGGTATGTGTACTGACATACCACGTGTATGGTGTACATACACATGTAAATACACATGTGTACATGTGCGTGTGCGCACCCACGCCCAGCGGCCAGAAACTCCCTCCGCGCGTGAGCGCGCCTGGCCAAGGTCACGCGTGTGCGCGCAGCATCTGTGTCAGCGGCGGCTGGCGGGGAGCCGGGCGGGGGGGCCGCGGGGGCCAGGCCTTGGCCGGGGCagcagcgggaggaggaggagggaagtgCGGCTCAGACAGCGCGGCGCCAGCAAACACCTGCAAACAGCTCCGGGCACACAATGGTAAATACAGGTGGGAACCGCCGCCTCCGTCAGCGCAGCGATTGCATCAGACTCCGGCACTTGCCAAGAGGCGAACGAGCCGGATCACGGGCCACCGGCaccgcggcggggccgcgctcgACCTTCACCACTCCTCCTCCGCGGTATTAGTTTTTGCCCTCCTCACCTCTTTTCTGCACCCCTGCAGTGTAGCTGGGGTGGTAAAAGTAACGCCGGACTTACTCGGCCAGGAGCATTTTTCTCGTTCCAGCTGTTCTCCCTGAGGTAAATCTCGGCCCCTGTGGCTATTTTTAGCTGCGTGTTTTTCCCGTTTtctttacttaatttttttttttttttttttttttaatcagggtTTTCCAGGAAAGCATCGGCATCCCACAACAGCCAAAGTAAATCTGCTGCATGGGGTAAATCTTCTCCCCGAGGTAAATCCCATCTGCCCCACGGGGTGAATCATCCCATCAACCCCctgaggtaattttttttttttttttttttttttttttaagaggagtTTCAAAGAAAGCACTGGCAACTGACTACTCAGTCCAGGGAGCCAGTGAGGTCTGAACAAGTCTTGTGCCAGAGTCTGGGAATGTCGGGGTGGCTGCTCCGGGCAAGACACCGGGATCCATCCACCACGGGGGAGGAGGTAACGGCCCTGGGAGGCTTCTTGGGAACTAGAGCCGAACCTACACCTTGCCGAACTCCGACAGCCCCTGGCCTCGGGAATCCACTGCCCTGATCcctgagaggggacaggggcaggggcCACCTCCACTCCCCGGGGGCTGGAGTCCCCCTCCATCTCCCCAGTGTCGTTTCCATCCAAAAAGCCCCAGCAGGACTGGTTTCTCCCATCCCATCAGTGCCTAGCCCCACTTGTCCAAGTAACCCCAGTCCCAAAGTAGGCTCATTAATGCTCCCACGAGTCTAGGATTTCCACCACCATCATCTCTGATGAGGGACCCATTAGGACCGGGGATGAAGTGCTCACACTGCAAGAAGCTCCACCTTGCAGGTACCGAGACTCATCCCTGGCTCATGCCCAGGATGCTTTTCCCACCCATCCCACTTAAATCCCTTTGGTACatcagcactggcacagctggaggatCATGACACCGGGGTGAATGTGGGGGCACTCACCCCTAACCCACCCCTTGCCTTTTCCTCCAGAGCCAAAAGCCAGTGGAGATGGCAAAAGCTTATTTTTAGCTGTGACCATAACAGCAGCTCTGTTCCCACATGCAGTGGTTTCTGGATGGACACCTTCACCTGCCTCTCACCATTCCCGGACAGCCTGTGTCACTGCATCCTACCCCACCCAGAGGTGCCGGAGGAtaccctgccctggggagcctggggaCATCaagctgggaggagggaggaaagttCCCAGGGGCTGGTGATCCAGGTGGTGCTTTTTGGAAGCTCCACATGCTGCTTTTCTCTATGGAAATGCCCATGGACAAGAAGTGTTTGGCAGGTGCTAGCT
This region of Vidua macroura isolate BioBank_ID:100142 chromosome 25, ASM2450914v1, whole genome shotgun sequence genomic DNA includes:
- the E2F2 gene encoding transcription factor E2F2 gives rise to the protein MLRLPRGVSPAPRRGGTALPAPRPHQHPKKVMSVMVSCDPGASSLGTPPLSTGCFTQVNTPAAVSAATSQGRCLCDTPQGPELRTLCSASAGRLPAKRRLDLEGPEFRTPKGKGWTLGQVPSHRTPKSPGEKTRYDTSLGLLTKKFIRLLNESPDGVVDLNRAAEVLEVQKRRIYDITNVLEGIQLIRKKSKNHIQWMGTGIFEDAAMVAKQQVLCGELTELARTERMLDQLMQDCALQIQQLGDNETNQRLAYVTYQDLRAISNFQEQTVIAVKAPPETQLEVPDFSQENFQLYLKSTNGPIEVYLCPEEIMEESPTKDHLVPSAATSPQDHPVPLCLTNSSPSATQPPHPISQSWGGTGTPLSPLSLHLPIQGGPSSLLEMEPGLLGSPAHLLQQTEDQLPCTPSHLDLGPFVTFSPPLEQDDYLWGLEGEGVTDLFETYDLGDLLKH